In a single window of the Uranotaenia lowii strain MFRU-FL unplaced genomic scaffold, ASM2978415v1 HiC_scaffold_574, whole genome shotgun sequence genome:
- the LOC129760323 gene encoding uncharacterized protein LOC129760323, whose amino-acid sequence KTRTLKPEEITVLKNVPNNPDETSAKVKVPPKAPVSFDVPFKQDPAIPLASEAIQKVADLENAPETEEDQYESEFESYESDFESGSSKQSSSSSRSSMASSTSENDSQSSDTDSPCEECNHELTEANTRNGKDQKLDSGNYEMKSKRLLSPANSSSIIAGFKNDDNQPDSGMNSGQFDTQPSVSSNLRMMQKRHTDILEKISLNDMTFDLHEQQPVPYEYFVTNYGLVQGTLNYSQTDTDTTVSESQTDSIYSKSCWTQHPPQFSKQTLANIDSDYNQYVAEKHGIGQENYQHSNIAHCPDETEYAKLFQSLDVSTKDRWTGSKRTQRSVPSIRQLRMFLRKAVASVQHILEAKSNKKSDQCKSKTLILRNHPIIFKSFVTGTYFDHQKTGHILLTVHRCIEDESPKVRRERSNAVVMWDTRKSYAQPEAILSGWACVTCVLQKGRAVLAGTENGSIQLWDCLESESEIVPIQIVTPAHKETTNNLYGRIVTIKSTSQSVGIKESTVDRIITLDEYGVLVTWMLTATIHGNFTESEEKLNSTFSGAPFQLVQQKILNLSNSLPAKRNIAMNISPNDIRFFKTGSLEDLLNTKHDESRDDFFWDHMVCCKDMVVHDHKVVILSNCGMLVVNYIEMIVCLVLKIDVSMYSTIHQNARSHDYIFMCSVPENALKTLKIARSTHTNALITHGLKLQELKRQNSFLTKAKQSPVLNNKSCAIQNIVKNERQVYHETESRNGNSTLKISIGQDDKHTENILTAASEIDAEYCHNGTHFLMNNKSKNFLIGRGKALSLSTDNAIVLIDLRNNHMTSISDITKQSKNCRLIGSTDTHVILSLDGQLSLMDVSDFL is encoded by the exons AAAACAAGAACACTCAAACCAGAAGAAATTACCGTGCTAAAAAATGTACCCAATAATCCAGATGAAACTTCTGCCAAGGTCAAGGTACCACCTAAAGCACCCGTATCATTTGATGTACCTTTCAAACAGGATCCGGCCATCCCACTGGCTTCTGAAGCCATCCAAAAGGTCGCTGACCTGGAGAATGCGCCAGAAACCGAAGAAGACCAGTACGAATCAGAATTTGAATCGTACGAGTCTGATTTTGAATCTGGTTCTTCGAAACAATCTTCATCATCATCGCGATCCTCAATGGCCAGTTCAACGAGCGAAAATGACTCCCAGTCCTCGGACACAGATTCACCATGTGAGGAGTGCAATCATGAGCTAACTGAGGCTAATACTCGTAATGGAAAGGATCAAAAATTAGACTCGGGTAACTACGAAATGAAATCGAAAAGATTATTGAGCCCGGCTAACAGTTCATCTATTATTGCTGGCTTCAAAAATGACGATAATCAACCAGACTCTGGCATGAATAGTGGTCAATTTGATACACAGCCGTCAGTCAGTTCTAATTTGCGAATGATGCAAAAGCGTCACACTGATATATTGGAGAAAATTTCACTAAACGACATGACCTTTGATTTGCACGAGCAACAACCTGTTCCTTATGAGTATTTTGTCACCAACTATGGACTAGTTCAAGGTACCCTAAACTATAGCCAAACAGATACGGACACAACAGTTTCCGAATCACAAACCGATTCGATATACTCAAAATCTTGCTGGACTCAACACCCACCCCAATTTTCTAAACAAACTCTCGCGAATATTGACTCGGACTACAATCAATATGTTGCGGAGAAGCACGGCATAGGTCAAGAAAATTATCAACATTCTAACATAGCACATTGCCCAGATGAAACAGAATATGCAAAACTTTTTCAGTCTCTTGACGTATCTACCAAAGACAGGTGGACTGGAAGTAAAAGGACCCAACGAAGCGTTCCTAGCATACGCCAGCTTCGGATGTTTCTTAGAAAGGCTGTTGCATCTGTTCAGCATATTTTAGAagcaaaatcgaacaaaaagtCCGATCAATGCAAATCTAAGACTCTAATTTTAAGAAACCACCCAATCATTTTCAAAAGCTTCGTAACCGGTACTTATTTTGACCACCAAAAAACTGGACACATACTTCTTACGGTACATAGGTGCATCGAAGATGAAAGCCCGAAAGTGAGAAGGGAGCGGAGCAACGCCGTCGTTATGTGGGACACTCGCAAAAGTTATGCTCAACCAGAGGCAATCCTTTCAGGTTGGGCCTGCGTGACTTGTGTGCTGCAGAAGGGACGAGCCGTGCTGGCTGGAACAGAAAATGG ATCGATACAGCTTTGGGATTGCCTCGAATCGGAATCAGAAatagttccaattcaaatagttACACCTGCGCATAAAGAAACTACAAACAATCTGTACGGAAGAATTGTTACTATCAAATCTACCAGCCAGTCTGTTGGGATCAAGGAATCTACGGTCGATAGG ATCATTACTTTAGATGAATATGGCGTTTTAGTTACGTGGATGCTCACTGCGACTATTCATGGAAACTTCACGGAAAGTGAAGAAAAGCTCAACAGTACCTTTTCCGGGGCTCCGTTTCAATTGGTGCAACAGAAAATATTGAACCTTTCGAATAGCTTACCCGCAAAGCGGAACATAGCTATGAATATCTCGCCAAACGACATCCGTTTCTTTAAAACGGGCAGCTTGGAGGATCTTTTAAATACGAAACATGACGAATCGAGGGATGATTTCTTCTGGGACCACATGGTGTGCTGTAAGGACATGGTCGTTCATGATCATAAGGTGGTCATTCTGTCCAATTGTGGAATGCTTGTAGTAAACTACATTGAGATGATAGTTTGCCTCGTTCTTAAAATTGACG TGTCAATGTATTCTACAATTCATCAGAACGCTCGATCCCACGACTATATATTCATGTGTTCAGTTCCagaaaatgcattaaaaacaCTGAAGATTGCTAGATCAACTCATACCAATGCATTAATTACGCATGGACTAAAACTGCAAGAATTGAAACGACAAAATAGTTTCCTGACAAAGGCTAAGCAGAGTCCAGTTCTGAACAATAAATCTTGTGCTATTCAAAATATAGTCAAAAATGAACGACAAGTTTATCATGAAACAGAGAGCCGTAATGGCAATTCGACGTTAAAAATTAGCATCGGCCAAGACGATAAACATACCGAGAATATATTGACGGCTGCCTCAGAAATAGATGCCGAATATTGCCATAACGGAACACATTTTCTCATGAAtaataaatcaaagaatttcttAATCGGCAGAGGCAAAGCTCTAAGTCTGAGCACAGACAATGCAATTGTGCTCATCGATTTGAGAAATAATCATATGACATCTATAAGCGACATCACAAAACAATCTAAAAATTGCCGTCTCATAGGTTCAACTGATACACACGTG atATTATCCTTGGATGGGCAACTCTCACTTATGGACGTTTCGGATTTTTTATGA
- the LOC129760324 gene encoding uncharacterized protein LOC129760324 isoform X1, protein MNNFLVQISSLTIFLGRSSEAIPVPNRPFGERNVGWLGILTCLGLGAAIGLCVFCKKKKGQFKKFENDGNIEEVKNTEYPILKSLNSLDPKKTGAIIPSSPTNLSTDNLLDQTVQYQNELVSSHDLDGIENYHLLKQYHKENVPKKLTVEHVGKSTPSTSKLDLHCARLQTDDTDSHSNMLLSSKESLSSVSAQPSGTKTSYSNEQETASLKNSTIFGDEKPLIDRCSTDIEIEPEEDDFEDDSAQVDMSVQPPTRLDDVTISISERASFFDEPTSGTTRECGPPEDVTPMDSLEDNSSVHETNSIEEALRALDFAIDGEDESDDSEEEPSDQINSERLDIGQDAGHRRAELRANKNSSSDSGMDEIDISEKVTSPDSEIQTIVREEATKLVDEILVLCQSRIAEMKENEQFENKAMDNLISDEFDDFTGVLLECSTPFVAKKIFSIAGTVDENIPAKQALFCDVNDKTYDMVSDSMMLHELNKSDKEEKLADTFETFKNEKNTVDADISKVDDLELEQIFPLNKTVSLAPMNTTHTLADPSETFVKDHTECLPSITIEGGIPDEVSEKPTATPMNTPIELGCPTTADWDKWLTASASTSARNDQELCENDYFSSHNFDEGWFLHAQPGTSTINEGNETYDLDDNNDNLDETYDLLRKQLVEMLPHAQGAKDSANSATENDHSPNHYGIQYGDLDEATNAPSTSVAKDNEMIINYKRTLSPIMEESEDESFYNKTSFCKEASHFVESTRLIKNFYTGCMESLTAMGVNRTLMASNDTLFNFDDVLDEILSPRVPSQSHTPTNRDKESMEYFARSPRHDPTSITEPTSLLSDVKFPPPKSLELVSVRVRDSSLSSPGDPTRKDFSQDSTFTLDEKTCISLSKPNEEDERISEISEPVLVSSSSYLNKPEDNSLMDDEIASIEDDSFDEILEREKPLEDEHYNHFLDLCNAPESVLNIDVPEPDENFDPGKVTNSNVEEDAVYIQNKLNLENTYGSRSLDEQGVIESIDRFLLKSRNVSLPEDKSTNPLVNGHLNSCKLSSRSDGTNICINYDE, encoded by the exons gtGAGCGAAATGTCGGGTGGCTTGGAATTTTGACGTGCCTAGGTCTGGGTGCAGCCATCGGGTTATGCGTATTCTGCAAGAAAAAGAAAGGACAGTTCAAG AAGTTTGAAAACGATGGTAACATAGAAGAAGTGAAGAATACCGAATAtcctattttaaaatcattgaattctCTCGATCCCAAAAAAACTGGGGCAATCATACCGAGTAGCCCTACGAAt CTATCAACGGATAATTTGCTTGACCAAACGGTCCAATATCAAAATGAATTGGTATCATCGCATGACTTAGATGGTATTGAAAATTATCATCTTCTTAAACAATATCATAAAGAAAATGTTCCAAAGAAATTAACAGTTGAACATGTCGGCAAAAGCACGCCGTCTACGTCAAAATTGGACTTGCATTGCGCTAGACTACAGACTGACGATACAGATTCGCATTCGAATATGCTTCTCTCAAGCAAGGAATCGTTAAGTTCAGTTTCCGCACAGCCATCCGGAACGAAGACGAGCTATTCAAACGAACAAGAAACGGCCTcgttaaaaaattcaaccatttttggAGACGAAAAACCTCTTATTGATCGGTGTTCAACAGATATAGAAATTGAGCCCGAAGAAGACGACTTTGAAGATGATTCCGCTCAAGTGGATATGTCTGTTCAACCGCCGACACGATTGGATGACGTTACAATCAGCATCAGTGAACGGGCTAGTTTCTTTGATGAACCAACTTCTGGCACGACTAGGGAATGTGGACCACCAGAAGACGTTACACCCATGGATAGCTTGGAAGATAACTCTTCTGTGCATGAAACTAACAGTATCGAAGAAGCGTTGCGTGCTTTAGATTTTGCAATAGATGGCGAGGACGAGAGTGACGACAGCGAAGAAGAACCGAGTGATCAAATTAACTCTGAGCGCTTGGATATAGGACAAGATGCTGGCCACCGGCGAGCTGAACTACGTGCTAACAAAAACTCCTCATCAGATAGTGGCATGGATGAAATAGATATCAGTGAAAAGGTTACCAGTCCCGATTCCGAGATTCAAACTATTGTGAGAGAAGAAGCTACCAAATTGGTAGATGAGATATTAGTATTATGCCAAAGCAGAATTGCAGAAATGAAGGAAAACGAACAATTCGAAAATAAAGCTATGGATAATTTGATCAGTGATGAGTTCGATGATTTCACAGGTGTATTGCTAGAATGCAGCACACCGTTTGTTGCAAAGAAAATATTTAGTATTGCAGGTACTGTCGATGAAAACATACCGGCCAAACAGGCCTTGTTCTGTGATGTGAATGACAAAACGTACGATATGGTATCTGATAGCATGATGCTACATGAATTGAACAAATCTGATAAAGAAGAAAAACTTGCAGATACttttgaaacattcaaaaatgaaaaaaatactgtcGACGCTGATATTTCCAAAGTAGATGATTTAGAACTTGAACAGATTTTCCCTCTAAATAAAACAGTATCACTCGCACCAATGAATACTACGCACACCCTGGCTGATCCCTCTGAAACTTTTGTTAAAGACCATACCGAATGTTTACCATCAATAACCATCGAAGGTGGTATCCCAGACGAGGTATCGGAAAAACCAACGGCTACGCCAATGAATACGCCAATAGAACTGGGCTGTCCTACAACGGCAGATTGGGATAAGTGGCTCACAGCTAGCGCCAGTACGAGCGCAAGAAACGATCAGGAACTATGCGAGAATGATTATTTCTCGAGCCACAATTTTGATGAAGGTTGGTTTTTGCATGCACAACCCGGCACCAGTACAATCAACGAAGGAAATGAAACATACGACCTGGACGATAATAATGATAATCTCGACGAAACATATGATCTTTTGAGAAAACAGTTGGTTGAAATGTTACCACATGCCCAG GGTGCCAAAGATTCCGCTAATTCTGCTACTGA AAATGACCACAGCCCCAATCACTATGGTATTCAATACGGTGATCTTGATGAAGCCACGAACGCGCCTTCAACATCGGTAGCCAAAGATAATGAAATGATTATAAACTACAAACGAACATTATCACCTATTATGGAAGAAAGTGAGGACGAATCGTTTTATAACAAAACGTCTTTCTGTAAGGAAGCATCACATTTCGTCGAAAGTACCAGGTTGATCAAGAATTTCTA CACTGGATGTATGGAATCCCTCACGGCAATGGGTGTCAATAGGACATTAATGGCTTCCAACGATACGTTGTTCAATTTTGATGATGTGCTGGATGAAATATTATCCCCACGTGTCCCATCTCAATCTCATACACCAACTAATCGGGATAAGGAAAGCATGGAATATTTTGCTCGATCTCCACGCCACGACCCAACGTCGATTACCGAACCTACCAGTTTGTTATCGGATGTCAAGTTTCCTCCACCAAAAAGTTTGGAATTGGTATCAGTAAGAGTACGAGATTCGTCACTCAGCTCTCCTGGGGATCCGACGCGGAAAGATTTTTCCCAAGATTCCACATTCACTCTAGACGAAAAAACGTGCATTTCCCTGAGCAAACCGAACGAAGAAGATGAACGAATTTCTGAGATATCGGAACCAGTCCTAGTATCCTCTTCATCTTATCTGAATAAACCTGAAGACAATAGTCTAATGGATGATGAGATTGCATCAATCGAGGATGAttcttttgatgaaatattgGAACGAGAAAAACCTTTGGAGGATGAACATTATAatcattttttagatttatGTAACGCTCCGGAATCGGTACTCAATATAGATGTACCCGAACCAGATGAGAATTTTGATCCTGGCAAAGTCACTAACAGTAACGTCGAAGAAGATGCTGtctatattcaaaataaattgaatttggaaaataCCTACGGCAGTCGAAGCCTGGATGAACAAGGTGTCATTGAATCCATTGATAGGTTTTTGCTTAAGTCACGAAATGTAAGTCTACCAGAAGACAAAAGTACAAATCCCTTGGTTAATGGCCATTTAAATAGTTGTAAGCTGTCCAGTAGATCTGATGGTACCAATATTTGTATAAACTATGATGAATAA
- the LOC129760324 gene encoding uncharacterized protein LOC129760324 isoform X2, whose product MNNFLVQISSLTIFLGRSSEAIPVPNRPFGERNVGWLGILTCLGLGAAIGLCVFCKKKKGQFKKFENDGNIEEVKNTEYPILKSLNSLDPKKTGAIIPSSPTNLSTDNLLDQTVQYQNELVSSHDLDGIENYHLLKQYHKENVPKKLTVEHVGKSTPSTSKLDLHCARLQTDDTDSHSNMLLSSKESLSSVSAQPSGTKTSYSNEQETASLKNSTIFGDEKPLIDRCSTDIEIEPEEDDFEDDSAQVDMSVQPPTRLDDVTISISERASFFDEPTSGTTRECGPPEDVTPMDSLEDNSSVHETNSIEEALRALDFAIDGEDESDDSEEEPSDQINSERLDIGQDAGHRRAELRANKNSSSDSGMDEIDISEKVTSPDSEIQTIVREEATKLVDEILVLCQSRIAEMKENEQFENKAMDNLISDEFDDFTGVLLECSTPFVAKKIFSIAGTVDENIPAKQALFCDVNDKTYDMVSDSMMLHELNKSDKEEKLADTFETFKNEKNTVDADISKVDDLELEQIFPLNKTVSLAPMNTTHTLADPSETFVKDHTECLPSITIEGGIPDEVSEKPTATPMNTPIELGCPTTADWDKWLTASASTSARNDQELCENDYFSSHNFDEGWFLHAQPGTSTINEGNETYDLDDNNDNLDETYDLLRKQLVEMLPHAQGAKDSANSATENDHSPNHYGIQYGDLDEATNAPSTSVAKDNEMIINYKRTLSPIMEESEDESFYNKTSFCKEASHFVESTSTGCMESLTAMGVNRTLMASNDTLFNFDDVLDEILSPRVPSQSHTPTNRDKESMEYFARSPRHDPTSITEPTSLLSDVKFPPPKSLELVSVRVRDSSLSSPGDPTRKDFSQDSTFTLDEKTCISLSKPNEEDERISEISEPVLVSSSSYLNKPEDNSLMDDEIASIEDDSFDEILEREKPLEDEHYNHFLDLCNAPESVLNIDVPEPDENFDPGKVTNSNVEEDAVYIQNKLNLENTYGSRSLDEQGVIESIDRFLLKSRNVSLPEDKSTNPLVNGHLNSCKLSSRSDGTNICINYDE is encoded by the exons gtGAGCGAAATGTCGGGTGGCTTGGAATTTTGACGTGCCTAGGTCTGGGTGCAGCCATCGGGTTATGCGTATTCTGCAAGAAAAAGAAAGGACAGTTCAAG AAGTTTGAAAACGATGGTAACATAGAAGAAGTGAAGAATACCGAATAtcctattttaaaatcattgaattctCTCGATCCCAAAAAAACTGGGGCAATCATACCGAGTAGCCCTACGAAt CTATCAACGGATAATTTGCTTGACCAAACGGTCCAATATCAAAATGAATTGGTATCATCGCATGACTTAGATGGTATTGAAAATTATCATCTTCTTAAACAATATCATAAAGAAAATGTTCCAAAGAAATTAACAGTTGAACATGTCGGCAAAAGCACGCCGTCTACGTCAAAATTGGACTTGCATTGCGCTAGACTACAGACTGACGATACAGATTCGCATTCGAATATGCTTCTCTCAAGCAAGGAATCGTTAAGTTCAGTTTCCGCACAGCCATCCGGAACGAAGACGAGCTATTCAAACGAACAAGAAACGGCCTcgttaaaaaattcaaccatttttggAGACGAAAAACCTCTTATTGATCGGTGTTCAACAGATATAGAAATTGAGCCCGAAGAAGACGACTTTGAAGATGATTCCGCTCAAGTGGATATGTCTGTTCAACCGCCGACACGATTGGATGACGTTACAATCAGCATCAGTGAACGGGCTAGTTTCTTTGATGAACCAACTTCTGGCACGACTAGGGAATGTGGACCACCAGAAGACGTTACACCCATGGATAGCTTGGAAGATAACTCTTCTGTGCATGAAACTAACAGTATCGAAGAAGCGTTGCGTGCTTTAGATTTTGCAATAGATGGCGAGGACGAGAGTGACGACAGCGAAGAAGAACCGAGTGATCAAATTAACTCTGAGCGCTTGGATATAGGACAAGATGCTGGCCACCGGCGAGCTGAACTACGTGCTAACAAAAACTCCTCATCAGATAGTGGCATGGATGAAATAGATATCAGTGAAAAGGTTACCAGTCCCGATTCCGAGATTCAAACTATTGTGAGAGAAGAAGCTACCAAATTGGTAGATGAGATATTAGTATTATGCCAAAGCAGAATTGCAGAAATGAAGGAAAACGAACAATTCGAAAATAAAGCTATGGATAATTTGATCAGTGATGAGTTCGATGATTTCACAGGTGTATTGCTAGAATGCAGCACACCGTTTGTTGCAAAGAAAATATTTAGTATTGCAGGTACTGTCGATGAAAACATACCGGCCAAACAGGCCTTGTTCTGTGATGTGAATGACAAAACGTACGATATGGTATCTGATAGCATGATGCTACATGAATTGAACAAATCTGATAAAGAAGAAAAACTTGCAGATACttttgaaacattcaaaaatgaaaaaaatactgtcGACGCTGATATTTCCAAAGTAGATGATTTAGAACTTGAACAGATTTTCCCTCTAAATAAAACAGTATCACTCGCACCAATGAATACTACGCACACCCTGGCTGATCCCTCTGAAACTTTTGTTAAAGACCATACCGAATGTTTACCATCAATAACCATCGAAGGTGGTATCCCAGACGAGGTATCGGAAAAACCAACGGCTACGCCAATGAATACGCCAATAGAACTGGGCTGTCCTACAACGGCAGATTGGGATAAGTGGCTCACAGCTAGCGCCAGTACGAGCGCAAGAAACGATCAGGAACTATGCGAGAATGATTATTTCTCGAGCCACAATTTTGATGAAGGTTGGTTTTTGCATGCACAACCCGGCACCAGTACAATCAACGAAGGAAATGAAACATACGACCTGGACGATAATAATGATAATCTCGACGAAACATATGATCTTTTGAGAAAACAGTTGGTTGAAATGTTACCACATGCCCAG GGTGCCAAAGATTCCGCTAATTCTGCTACTGA AAATGACCACAGCCCCAATCACTATGGTATTCAATACGGTGATCTTGATGAAGCCACGAACGCGCCTTCAACATCGGTAGCCAAAGATAATGAAATGATTATAAACTACAAACGAACATTATCACCTATTATGGAAGAAAGTGAGGACGAATCGTTTTATAACAAAACGTCTTTCTGTAAGGAAGCATCACATTTCGTCGAAAGTACCAG CACTGGATGTATGGAATCCCTCACGGCAATGGGTGTCAATAGGACATTAATGGCTTCCAACGATACGTTGTTCAATTTTGATGATGTGCTGGATGAAATATTATCCCCACGTGTCCCATCTCAATCTCATACACCAACTAATCGGGATAAGGAAAGCATGGAATATTTTGCTCGATCTCCACGCCACGACCCAACGTCGATTACCGAACCTACCAGTTTGTTATCGGATGTCAAGTTTCCTCCACCAAAAAGTTTGGAATTGGTATCAGTAAGAGTACGAGATTCGTCACTCAGCTCTCCTGGGGATCCGACGCGGAAAGATTTTTCCCAAGATTCCACATTCACTCTAGACGAAAAAACGTGCATTTCCCTGAGCAAACCGAACGAAGAAGATGAACGAATTTCTGAGATATCGGAACCAGTCCTAGTATCCTCTTCATCTTATCTGAATAAACCTGAAGACAATAGTCTAATGGATGATGAGATTGCATCAATCGAGGATGAttcttttgatgaaatattgGAACGAGAAAAACCTTTGGAGGATGAACATTATAatcattttttagatttatGTAACGCTCCGGAATCGGTACTCAATATAGATGTACCCGAACCAGATGAGAATTTTGATCCTGGCAAAGTCACTAACAGTAACGTCGAAGAAGATGCTGtctatattcaaaataaattgaatttggaaaataCCTACGGCAGTCGAAGCCTGGATGAACAAGGTGTCATTGAATCCATTGATAGGTTTTTGCTTAAGTCACGAAATGTAAGTCTACCAGAAGACAAAAGTACAAATCCCTTGGTTAATGGCCATTTAAATAGTTGTAAGCTGTCCAGTAGATCTGATGGTACCAATATTTGTATAAACTATGATGAATAA